The region CCGGAGGTGATCCAGGTGAACACCTTGACATTCGCCACCCGTTCCTCACCCGGCAAGGACAGGAGCGCAAGTATGGTCTTGCAGGAAACGAAGAACGAGCAGAGCACGGCAAGCGCGCCGATACCGCCGATGACGGTTTCGTTCTTGATCTTTTTCCCCAAAAGGCCGTTGATCAGGAAGCCGATGAAGGGGAAGAGCGGGATCAGCCATACGTTGTCAAACATGTAAGACTCCTTATTATGCAATCGTTAAACGTTGTCTGCTTTCCGGTCGATGCGAGGGCCCTGCTACCACTTCATGAGGTTGATGTCTTCCACGTCGATTGATTCCCGGTTGTTGTAGAAGGCGATCATCAGGGCCAGGCCGACGGCGGCCTCGGCGGCGGCGACGGTCATGACGAAGAAGACGAAGATCTGGCCGTCCAGGTTGCCCAGGTGGCGGGAGAGCGCCACGAACGTCAGGTTGACCGCATTGAGCATCAGTTCGACGCACATGAAGATGACGATGGCATTCTTGCGGGTCAGCACGCCGATGGTCCCGATGGAGAAGAGGATGGCGCTCACGATGAGGTAACTGTTCAGGTTTTCCATGTATATGCCCTCTGTTAGAGTTTTTTCTTTGCCAGGATGACCGCGCCGATGATGGCCACCAGGAGCAGGATCGAGGTGATCTCGAAGGGGAGCAGGAAGGTGGTGAACATCTCGCGGCCGATCAATTCGGTGTGCCCCTGCTGCCGGATCATGTCGCCGGTCAGCGGCCCGTTGGGCATG is a window of Geobacter sp. FeAm09 DNA encoding:
- the nuoK gene encoding NADH-quinone oxidoreductase subunit NuoK; the encoded protein is MENLNSYLIVSAILFSIGTIGVLTRKNAIVIFMCVELMLNAVNLTFVALSRHLGNLDGQIFVFFVMTVAAAEAAVGLALMIAFYNNRESIDVEDINLMKW